CCGAAAATTATGTGGCTGAAAAACAACGAGCCTGAGCACTACAACAGACTTTCAACCGTTTTCATGCCCAAGGATTACATCAACTTTAAATTAACTGGCATGATCGCAACAGAAGTCACAGACGCGAGCGGAACAGGAGTGTTTGACGTTTATCACCGCCAATGGAATCGGACGATCATAGACGAGCTCGGGCTAAACCCAGAATGGTTTCCGCAGGTTTTTGAAAGTACAGATATCGTAGGAAGGCTAAAAAGCAGTGTGGCAAAAGCAACCGGAATGAAAGAAGGCATACCTGTTGTTGCAGGTGCTGCAGATAATGCCGCGGCAGCTGTAGGAAATGGCGTTTACGAGGAAGGAAAAGGGCTGGTCAGTGTCGGCACTTCCGGTGTTGTCCTCATGCCAATAAAGAACAAGCCAGAAAGGGAATTTCTATTAAAAACAAATCCTTCATTGCATATTTTCTGTCATGCTCTTCCGAATACGTGGTATGCGATGGGTGTTACATTAACTGCAGGAGAATCACTAAAATGGTTTCGGCAGGCATTTGAGATTGAAGAGGATTTTCAACATATGCTCAATCAGGTAAAGGATGTTGAAGCGGGTTCAAACGGGCTTATCTTTACGCCGTATTTATCCGGAGAACGAACGCCTCATAACGATTCAAAAGCGAGAGGTGTCTTTTATGGAATGAATTTGACCCACCGCAGAAAACATTTTATGCGATCGGTCTTGGAGGGAGTCTCTTATAGCTTGAAGGATTGCCATGAACTCATCAAACATATCATTCAAAGCGAATCTTTCGTTGTCACGGGCGGCGCAGTAAAAAGTGAAGCTTGGTGCCAAATCCTCGCCGATGTATTAGGCGTCCGCCTAAAAAAATCCGGCCAATTTGAAGGGCCAGCGATCGGCGCCGCCATTCTTGCAGGCATCGGAATCGGCCACTGGAAAACTCCGGGCGAGGCGGCACGCGAGGACATCGAAAACGTAATAACGCCTGACTTGGAACGTAATCAGATTTATGAAGAAGGCTTTGAGAAATATCGGGAACTGTATGTGAAGCTAAAATAGATTGCAGATTGAGATCGTAAATAAAATTGGAAGATCGCGCATATCCGGTCCAAGATCGCTTATAAATCAGAAAGATCGCGCATAACAGGATCAAGATCGCTCATAAACCGAAAAGATCGTGCATAACAGGATCAAGATCGCTTATAAACCGAAAAGATCGCGCATATCCGGACCAAGATCGCTTATAAATCAGAAAGATCGCGCATATCGGTCCAAAATCGCTTATAAATCAGAAAGATCGCGCATAACAGGATCAAGATCGCTCATAAACCGAAAAGATCGCGCATAACAGGATCAAGATCGCTCATAAACCGAAAAGATCGCGCATAACAGGATCAAGATCGCTTATAAACCGAAAAGATCGCGCATATCGGTCCAAAATCGCTTATAAATCAGAAAGATCGCGCATAACAGGATCAAGATCGCTCATAAACCGAAAAGATCGCGCATAACAGGATCAAGATCGCTCATAAACCGAAAAGATCGCGCATAACAGGATCAAGATCGCTTATAAATCAGAAAGATCGCGCATATCCCAGTCAAAATCGCTCATAATCAGTGCTTGAGCACGGTAAATTCATACCATCATCGTTCTTTCTAACTATGCAGATAAAGGAAGATCCAATCGAATGAAGAAAAAACCGACGCTTTATGATGTGGCGAAGGTGGCCAATGTTTCAATCGCCACCGTCTCCAATGTGTTAAACCATAAAAGTGAGGCAAGCGAGAAAACGATTCAGCGTGTCAATGAGGCGATTAAGAAGCTAGGTTATTCTAGGAATGAATCTGCGAGAAGCTTAAAGAAGGGTGAAAGCAAGCTAATTGGTTTGGTCGTGCCCGATAACAACCCTTTTTTTACAGAAATATTAAACGGGATTCAAGAAGAATGCGAGCTTTATGATTGGCAGGTTGTGGCGGCTGCGTCAGAGGAAAGTTCGGCAAGGCAAAACCAATTAATCAAGCTGTTATCGGCCCAGCAAGTAAGCGGTATTATACTTGCCCCTGCCACTGATACTCTAGAGATTCCAATCGATTTCAGCAGTGCACCAATCGTTCTTATTGATCGTGAATTGCACAATGCGGAGCTTCCGATTATTAAGGCTGACAATGTAGAAGGCAGCTACAAAGCCACAAAAATGCTGCTTCGCAATGGTCATAAACGGATCGGTCTCATTTTAGCTTCTCCGGGGATAAGCACGACTGTCCAACGAAAGCAAGGCTATATTGATGCGTTAAAAAGCGCTCAAATCAAAGCAGATGAAAAGCTTATTCGGTATGGAGGAGATTATACGGGAACGAAAGCGCAAATCGATGGGGGATATCAAACGGTCATAAACATGATGAATCTGCCTTCCCCGCCCACTGCATTTTTTGTGACCAACCATTTATTAATGATTGGAGCTGTAAAAGCGATAAAAGAATTACGGCTTTCCATTCCGCGGGATATTGGTTTTATTGGCTTTGACGATCATCCTTGGCAGGAGATCAGTGACCCGCCGTTTACGATCGTTTCTCAGCCTGCTTTTGAAATGGGTAGGCTGGCGGTGCGCGCTTTGAATAAATTGAAATCAACAGGAGAAATAGTTACAGCCTCATTGCCGTTACAATTAATTATCCGTAAGTCATGCGGAACTAAAAACGTCAATGATTAAGAGCGGAAGGCAATATGAAAAAGCAATCCATGATAAAACGAATGCTCTGAAGATAATGACGGAGCTATAGGAAAAGTCAGCCCCCGTGGATCTGATCATCTTGTTTTTTCAGGCTTCATCTACTAGTATTAATAATGAATCTTACATATAACAAATTATGAGGTGGCTAAATGACGCAGCAAATCATCTTTTTTGACATTGACGGAACGCTTTATGACCATGATAAAAAATTACCTGCTTCAACCAAGCAAGCGATACAGCAATTAAAAGAGAAAGGCCATGAAGTCGCAATTGCCACTGGACGAGCACCTTTTATGTATGAAGACCTTCGAAAAGAGCTGGATATTGAGACGTTTGTCAGTTATAACGGACAGTACGTCGTATTTAAAGGCGAAGTCCTCTATACCAATCCGCTCAATAAAGAAGCATTGAAATCTTTAACTGAAACAGCAGTATTAAATAACCATCCGATTGTATACATGGATCATGAAGACATGAAATCAAACGTCCCGCACCATGACCATATTGTTGAAAGCATTGATTCATTAAAGATCTTGCAATTCCCTTCTCATGATCCTAAATACTTTGAAGGAAGAGAAATTTATCAATCGTTATTATTCTGTCAAGGAAAAGAAGAAAGCGAATATGAACAAAAATATAAAGAGTTTGATTTTGTCCGCTGGCATCCTGTCTCTGTTGATGTCGTTCCACACGGGGGTTCCAAAGCGAAAGGAATCCAAAAAATAATTGACATACTTAAAATTGACGAAGACAACGTCTATGCTTTTGGCGATGGATTAAATGATGTAGAAATGTTATCAAAAGTCAAAAACAGTGTTGCTATGGGAAATGCCCATGAAGAAGCGAAAAAAGCTGCTAAGCATATCACTTCATCTGTGGATGAGGATGGAATCTTGCAAGGGCTTAAAATGGTAGGATTATTGGATTAATTAAGGAGCAAATAACCGTTCGCAATCATTTTGCGAACGGTTTTTACATTGGTAGAGTTGCTTTCTTTTTTCTGACAAATTATGCTTATTCTATGATGCAAAGCAAACAGAGGAGAGAAACGAAATGACAGAAAAGATGAACCTAATAGACTTAACAAAAGACATAACTGAGCAATATAAAAATTTCGTCGTTTCGGATGTAAATGATCACTGTGTCCGAATTGCCGTTTTTCAGGGGAATTATAAATGGCACTACCATTCCTCGTCGGATGAATTTTTCATGGTTTTAGAAGGTGAGCTGCAAATTGATTTTCAGGATCGGAAAACCGTCATTCTTAAACCAAATGACACAATCGTCATTCCAGCTGGAACTATCCATCGAACCCGGGCAAACCAGCGTACGGTAAATATTTGCTTCGAAGAAAAAACAGCGGATACGATCGAGGTGGAAAACGGATGATTAAAGCGGTGTTATTCGATCTGGATGGCACGCTTCTTGACCGGGATGAATCCGTGAAACTGGTCATCGCTGATCAATACAGTAGACATCATCACGTTCTCTCACATATTCCGAAAGATACATATACTACAAGATTTATAGAATTAGATGCCCACGGATACGTATGGAAGGACAAGGTATATCAGCAATTGGTTCAGGAATTTCAAATAGAAAAGATGACATGGGAAGGCTTTTTGGAGGATTACCTCACACATTTTAAGCACAGCTGTGTGCCCTTTCCAAATCTCATTCAAATGCTGAAAACATTAAAAAGTGAGTCCCTTCAACTGGGCATGATCACAAATGGAAAAGGGCAATTTCAGATGGACAATATTGTCGCACTTGGTATTAAAGATTATTTTGATACCATTCTAATATCAGAATGGGAAGGAATTAAGAAGCCTGATGCAAAAATTTTTCGTAGAGCTTTGGAGCAGCTGGAGGTATCTCCGGAGGAAAGCGTTTTTGTCGGTGATCATCCGGAAAACGACGTGAACGCAGCAAAGCGGGCAGGAATGCAATGCATATGGAAAAAAGACAGCAGCTGGAGTGGAGCGAATGCCGATGCCGTCATTGAAGATTTAATAGAACTACCTCTCCTGGTAAAGGCTGCTGAAGGAGGAAAAAGATGATTTTGGATTTGAAAGGAACACCACTGATGGAGAAAAACGTCGGAATGCTATATGCCATGGTGGAGAATAATTATCGCCGATTAAAGTCAATTGTTAACGGCATGACACAGTCAGAGCTGGATTTTAAAGGAACAAATGGGGAATTGAATAGCACGGCCCAGTTATTGAAGCATTTGGCTTATGTCGACGTAAAGTGGGTGTATCGTATCCAAGGGGAAACGCTGCTGGATCATCTCGAGAAAAAATACGGACCTGAGGTGGATGATAACGGAAGGCTTCCAAGTATCGAAGGTGTCCCATTATCTTCGTTGCTGGAGGATTACGACTTTGTTTTTCGCCAATTTGAACAAGCTTGTCAGCAAATAAAAGACGCAGACTTAGAAACCCGAGTCCAATACGCAGATGGGGCGACAATCAAATGGGGTATCTGGCATATGGCAGACCATAATAGATACCATCAGGCCCATATAAATCAGCTTCGCAAGTGGTATAAAGAGAGTTCGTAAAAAAGTCTTGGGTGTCTCCAAGGCTTTTTTTATTAAAACCTTTAGCCATTTATTACCGTCTTATTTATATAAAAAGATTTTTAAGCGATCGTTGTGATCAATCGTGGCTAATAAAATATTTTTGATATCAGTATCATTGATTTTTTTCCTCAGCCAAGCTTCGTCTTTACCGGCTTCCTTTAGATGCTTCCAATCAATTTTCCCTTCCCGGATGATCATTTTCGGAAGTTCAAAAACGTGGGGAGGCAAATTTATATCCGCCGGTGTTAATGATTCATACTTTGGGAACAAAAAGAAGGAAATCGTCCCATCCGGTTCCCATAAGGCAAGAGCGACCTTTCCGGGATCATCAATTTTTTGTTTTCTCAGTTCGGAAAGCAAAAAGTCAAGCGTAATCCTTGCTTTCGATAATTCTTTATAAAGGATATGACCATTCTTAATGAGAGGATGCGGCGAAGGCTCAAGAAATTTTCGGACTACGCTCCATTTAAGATGCAAAAACCATGTGCAGGCATATAAAACAACCACAGTGCCCGTCGTTAACATAGAACCCTTTAATCCTAGTTGTTCATCTGAAAGCGGATGGGCAATTATGTTTCCAAGCAGCAGAGCCATGACAAAATCCAACAGCCTCAGTTGAGAAATTGATCGCTGTCCCATCATTTTTGCAGCAATTAACAAGAAGAAAAACGAAATAACGGCTCTTAGAATCCATTCGATTGAAGTTAACGTTTCTTGTCCGTGAATAAAATCCATCTCATCCCGTCCTCATGATTCATACCATCTTATTATGAGTTGAACTGTCATTAATTATAAATACTGAAGATAATTTTCTGGAAATACTCCGAAGCTGTCGATAAATTAGGTAAACTAGATAAAGAACTTCGCCTGTTTTTTCAAGAAAGAAATTTTGAAGGGGGATAAAACCATGATTCTTGTAAGCTCGTGCCTGGCAGGAGAAAATTGCAGATATGACGGAAACAATCGATTTGTTGAAGAAATCGAACAGCTGATTCAGCAAAGGAAAGCAAAGATGGTTTGCCCTGAATTGTTAGGAGGATTTTCTACTCCGAGAGAACCGGCTGAAATCGTTGGCGGTACAGGAGAAGATGTTCTGGCAGGCAGTGC
This window of the Bacillus gobiensis genome carries:
- a CDS encoding cupin domain-containing protein, with product MTEKMNLIDLTKDITEQYKNFVVSDVNDHCVRIAVFQGNYKWHYHSSSDEFFMVLEGELQIDFQDRKTVILKPNDTIVIPAGTIHRTRANQRTVNICFEEKTADTIEVENG
- a CDS encoding LacI family DNA-binding transcriptional regulator — protein: MKKKPTLYDVAKVANVSIATVSNVLNHKSEASEKTIQRVNEAIKKLGYSRNESARSLKKGESKLIGLVVPDNNPFFTEILNGIQEECELYDWQVVAAASEESSARQNQLIKLLSAQQVSGIILAPATDTLEIPIDFSSAPIVLIDRELHNAELPIIKADNVEGSYKATKMLLRNGHKRIGLILASPGISTTVQRKQGYIDALKSAQIKADEKLIRYGGDYTGTKAQIDGGYQTVINMMNLPSPPTAFFVTNHLLMIGAVKAIKELRLSIPRDIGFIGFDDHPWQEISDPPFTIVSQPAFEMGRLAVRALNKLKSTGEIVTASLPLQLIIRKSCGTKNVND
- a CDS encoding DinB family protein: MILDLKGTPLMEKNVGMLYAMVENNYRRLKSIVNGMTQSELDFKGTNGELNSTAQLLKHLAYVDVKWVYRIQGETLLDHLEKKYGPEVDDNGRLPSIEGVPLSSLLEDYDFVFRQFEQACQQIKDADLETRVQYADGATIKWGIWHMADHNRYHQAHINQLRKWYKESS
- a CDS encoding DUF421 domain-containing protein — translated: MDFIHGQETLTSIEWILRAVISFFFLLIAAKMMGQRSISQLRLLDFVMALLLGNIIAHPLSDEQLGLKGSMLTTGTVVVLYACTWFLHLKWSVVRKFLEPSPHPLIKNGHILYKELSKARITLDFLLSELRKQKIDDPGKVALALWEPDGTISFFLFPKYESLTPADINLPPHVFELPKMIIREGKIDWKHLKEAGKDEAWLRKKINDTDIKNILLATIDHNDRLKIFLYK
- a CDS encoding HAD family hydrolase, translated to MIKAVLFDLDGTLLDRDESVKLVIADQYSRHHHVLSHIPKDTYTTRFIELDAHGYVWKDKVYQQLVQEFQIEKMTWEGFLEDYLTHFKHSCVPFPNLIQMLKTLKSESLQLGMITNGKGQFQMDNIVALGIKDYFDTILISEWEGIKKPDAKIFRRALEQLEVSPEESVFVGDHPENDVNAAKRAGMQCIWKKDSSWSGANADAVIEDLIELPLLVKAAEGGKR
- the xylB gene encoding xylulokinase: MFLGIDIGSGGTKAILLDKEGKPVQSAEISYSFDVPQEGWTEHDPEKWWKASVSALRELFETNDPSKVEAIGVSGQMHSSVLLDSDHNVIRKAILWNDQRTAQECEDVLTQIGEEKFRSLTMNTLFPGFTLPKIMWLKNNEPEHYNRLSTVFMPKDYINFKLTGMIATEVTDASGTGVFDVYHRQWNRTIIDELGLNPEWFPQVFESTDIVGRLKSSVAKATGMKEGIPVVAGAADNAAAAVGNGVYEEGKGLVSVGTSGVVLMPIKNKPEREFLLKTNPSLHIFCHALPNTWYAMGVTLTAGESLKWFRQAFEIEEDFQHMLNQVKDVEAGSNGLIFTPYLSGERTPHNDSKARGVFYGMNLTHRRKHFMRSVLEGVSYSLKDCHELIKHIIQSESFVVTGGAVKSEAWCQILADVLGVRLKKSGQFEGPAIGAAILAGIGIGHWKTPGEAAREDIENVITPDLERNQIYEEGFEKYRELYVKLK
- a CDS encoding Cof-type HAD-IIB family hydrolase, which gives rise to MTQQIIFFDIDGTLYDHDKKLPASTKQAIQQLKEKGHEVAIATGRAPFMYEDLRKELDIETFVSYNGQYVVFKGEVLYTNPLNKEALKSLTETAVLNNHPIVYMDHEDMKSNVPHHDHIVESIDSLKILQFPSHDPKYFEGREIYQSLLFCQGKEESEYEQKYKEFDFVRWHPVSVDVVPHGGSKAKGIQKIIDILKIDEDNVYAFGDGLNDVEMLSKVKNSVAMGNAHEEAKKAAKHITSSVDEDGILQGLKMVGLLD